In one Echinicola marina genomic region, the following are encoded:
- the tgt gene encoding tRNA guanosine(34) transglycosylase Tgt translates to MKFILENKDEKSKARAGVVKTDHGDIQTPIFMPVGTAGSVKAVHQRELTYDVKAQIILGNTYHLYLRPGLDILEKAGGLHKFNGWSKPILTDSGGYQVFSLAGTRKITEEGVLFKSHIDGSKHKFTPENVMDIQRSIGADIIMAFDECTPYPCEYGYARESMEMTHRWLKRCIEQVDSTEGKYGYNQTLFPIVQGSVYKDLRKQSAEFIASCDRDGNAIGGLSVGEPAEMMYEMTELVTDILPKDKPRYLMGVGTPANILECIALGVDMFDCVMPTRNARNGMLFTSEGIMNMRNEKWKDDFSPIDPNINSYVSNFYSKAYLRHLTISKEILAAQIASIHNLSFYLWLVGEAREKIKSGEFSVWKDMMVKKVSRRL, encoded by the coding sequence ATGAAATTCATTCTCGAAAATAAAGACGAAAAGAGTAAAGCCCGGGCAGGTGTGGTGAAGACAGATCATGGGGATATACAGACCCCGATCTTTATGCCAGTGGGAACAGCAGGCTCAGTGAAGGCAGTGCATCAAAGGGAACTGACCTATGATGTCAAGGCACAGATAATATTGGGAAATACCTATCATCTTTATTTGAGGCCTGGTCTGGATATCTTGGAAAAGGCAGGTGGTTTACATAAGTTCAATGGCTGGAGCAAACCTATACTTACCGATAGTGGCGGGTATCAGGTTTTTTCTTTGGCTGGCACTAGGAAGATTACTGAGGAAGGGGTGCTCTTTAAGTCCCATATAGATGGGTCCAAACATAAGTTCACGCCAGAAAATGTGATGGATATCCAAAGGTCTATTGGGGCAGATATCATCATGGCATTTGATGAGTGTACTCCTTACCCTTGCGAATATGGTTATGCCCGTGAATCCATGGAGATGACCCATAGGTGGTTGAAGCGTTGTATAGAACAAGTAGATAGCACGGAAGGGAAATATGGCTATAACCAGACTTTGTTCCCTATAGTGCAGGGAAGTGTCTATAAGGATCTAAGAAAGCAATCTGCTGAATTTATTGCTTCTTGTGATAGGGATGGTAATGCTATTGGAGGGCTTTCAGTAGGAGAGCCTGCTGAGATGATGTATGAGATGACCGAGTTGGTGACAGATATTTTACCAAAGGACAAGCCTAGGTATTTGATGGGGGTAGGTACTCCTGCCAATATTTTGGAGTGTATTGCCTTGGGCGTGGATATGTTTGATTGTGTGATGCCAACAAGGAATGCAAGGAATGGCATGTTGTTTACTTCAGAAGGGATCATGAACATGAGGAATGAAAAGTGGAAAGATGATTTTTCTCCTATCGATCCGAATATCAATAGTTATGTGAGTAATTTTTATTCCAAGGCTTATTTGAGGCACCTGACCATCAGTAAGGAGATTTTGGCTGCTCAAATTGCAAGTATTCATAATTTGAGTTTTTACCTTTGGCTGGTAGGTGAAGCTCGTGAAAAGATCAAGTCTGGAGAGTTTTCTGTTTGGAAAGATATGATGGTAAAAAAAGTCAGTAGAAGATTATAA
- a CDS encoding LptF/LptG family permease: protein MKLLDKLIIKDFLKTYFFVVLMLIMIVLVLDFTEKNDEFIRNDVPTAEILEYLFNYGLYLNNLLTPITVFISVIFITSRMAGRTEIVAILSSGVSFMRMLVPFLMGASLIAVASFLLNGWVLPGATAGVYEFKREYLKDDGQYNYQNLHVKVAPDVYAYISRYYTGPKTGYSFTLEHIKDGELLSKLSADRIVWDTAANAWEVRNWKLRELQEMGEEYSVGEQMDTVLSITPEDLDLPPNHHETLNLPDLSKQIKVLEDRGADNVSFYKIERYVRFMSPFAAIILTFIGVIVSSKKTRGGSGFKIALGFLLAFIYIILFLLSRTFAEAGTSYPLFAVWLPNIVFAATGLVMYKTVPR, encoded by the coding sequence ATGAAATTACTGGATAAACTTATTATAAAGGATTTTCTCAAAACATACTTTTTTGTGGTTTTGATGCTGATCATGATTGTCTTGGTGTTAGATTTCACCGAAAAGAATGATGAGTTTATCCGTAATGATGTGCCCACAGCGGAAATTCTGGAATACCTGTTTAATTACGGTCTGTACTTGAATAACCTTCTTACGCCGATTACGGTTTTTATCTCAGTGATTTTCATTACTTCGAGGATGGCAGGAAGAACGGAGATTGTGGCCATATTGAGCAGTGGGGTGAGTTTTATGCGGATGCTGGTACCATTTTTGATGGGGGCTTCTTTGATTGCAGTGGCCAGTTTCTTGTTGAATGGTTGGGTACTGCCCGGAGCGACAGCAGGGGTTTATGAATTTAAAAGGGAGTACTTAAAAGATGATGGCCAGTACAATTATCAAAACCTCCATGTCAAAGTGGCTCCAGATGTTTATGCTTATATTTCCAGGTATTATACGGGGCCCAAAACGGGCTATTCCTTTACTTTGGAGCATATTAAAGACGGAGAGCTTTTGTCAAAGTTGTCTGCAGATAGGATAGTTTGGGACACTGCGGCCAATGCTTGGGAGGTACGGAACTGGAAACTCAGAGAGCTGCAGGAAATGGGAGAGGAGTATTCAGTGGGAGAACAAATGGATACGGTGCTTTCCATTACTCCTGAAGATCTCGATCTTCCACCCAATCATCATGAAACGCTAAACCTTCCAGACCTCAGTAAACAAATCAAGGTATTGGAGGATCGTGGTGCGGATAATGTGAGTTTTTATAAGATTGAGCGATATGTTCGGTTTATGTCTCCTTTTGCAGCAATTATCCTGACTTTTATAGGAGTGATAGTTTCTTCTAAAAAGACTAGGGGAGGTTCGGGTTTTAAGATTGCACTGGGCTTTCTACTGGCATTTATTTATATTATTTTGTTTTTGCTGTCGAGGACTTTTGCTGAAGCGGGCACTTCCTATCCTTTGTTTGCGGTATGGTTGCCTAATATTGTTTTTGCGGCAACGGGACTGGTGATGTATAAGACGGTTCCTAGATAA
- a CDS encoding LptF/LptG family permease: MKLLDKLIVKDFLKTYFFVVLMLIMIVLVLDFTEKNDEFIRNEVPASEIFEYLFNYGLYLNNLLTPITVFISVIFITSRMAGRTEIVAILSSGVSFMRMLLPFFMGASLIAVSSFLLNGWVLPGATADVYEFKREYLKDDSQSHYQNFHVKVAPEVYAYISRYYTSTKTGRFFTLEHIKDGELLSKLSAESIVWDTTANAWEVRKWTLRELDEMGEKYTEGDKMDTVLSITPEDFDLPSNHHETLALPELSKQIKVLEDRGADNLSFYKIERYVRFMSPFAAIILTFIGVIVSSKKIRGGSGFKIALGFLLAFIYIILFLLSRTFAEAGTSYPLFAVWLPNVIFAVTGLVMYKTVPR; encoded by the coding sequence ATGAAATTACTGGATAAACTTATTGTAAAAGATTTTCTCAAAACTTACTTTTTTGTGGTTTTGATGCTGATCATGATTGTTTTGGTGTTGGACTTCACCGAAAAGAATGATGAGTTTATCCGTAATGAGGTGCCTGCTTCCGAAATCTTCGAGTATTTATTCAATTACGGGCTTTATTTGAATAATCTTCTTACTCCGATTACGGTTTTTATCTCAGTGATTTTCATTACCTCGAGGATGGCAGGAAGAACCGAGATCGTGGCCATATTGAGCAGTGGGGTGAGCTTTATGCGGATGTTGCTGCCTTTTTTTATGGGGGCATCTCTGATTGCAGTATCCAGTTTTCTGTTGAATGGTTGGGTCCTGCCCGGAGCTACTGCAGATGTGTATGAGTTTAAAAGAGAGTACTTAAAAGACGACAGTCAAAGCCATTATCAAAATTTCCATGTAAAAGTGGCTCCTGAAGTTTATGCTTATATTTCAAGGTATTATACCAGTACAAAGACTGGGCGTTTTTTTACTTTGGAGCATATCAAAGACGGCGAGCTCTTGTCAAAACTTTCAGCAGAAAGCATTGTGTGGGATACTACTGCCAATGCTTGGGAGGTTAGAAAATGGACTCTTCGGGAGTTGGATGAAATGGGGGAGAAATACACTGAGGGAGATAAAATGGATACAGTGCTTTCTATCACTCCTGAAGATTTTGATCTTCCTTCAAATCACCATGAAACCTTGGCGCTTCCCGAACTGAGTAAACAAATTAAGGTGCTGGAGGATCGTGGGGCAGATAATTTGAGTTTTTATAAGATTGAGCGATATGTTCGGTTTATGTCTCCTTTTGCAGCAATTATCTTGACCTTTATTGGAGTGATAGTTTCTTCGAAAAAGATTAGGGGAGGTTCGGGTTTTAAGATTGCACTGGGCTTTCTACTGGCATTTATTTATATTATTTTGTTTTTGCTGTCGAGGACTTTTGCTGAAGCGGGTACTTCCTATCCTTTGTTTGCGGTATGGTTGCCAAATGTTATTTTTGCGGTAACGGGACTGGTAATGTATAAGACAGTTCCTAGATAA
- a CDS encoding DMT family transporter: MNAKGVKDYVMLHFIVLIWGFTAILGLLISIPAVEIVFYRTLMATIILGVLFAFRKRKVKLPLNELVKILGTGALIGLHWILFFGAARVSTASVCLAGMATCSLWTAFIEPWVNKVKVKWYEVVLGIMVLGGLYVIFSFELQYWEGLLMAVGAAFLGACFTVSNGRLTKKHSPYLITFYEMMGACVFTALFMPVYVHYFAENGSLQMVPSISDWFWLILLSGVCTVYAFSVSVELMKRLSVFVINLTVNLEPVYGIVLAVLIFGEKEQMTPGFYLGGLIILASVCMYPVFNYFYKRRKNKQLLRVQ, encoded by the coding sequence ATGAATGCAAAAGGTGTTAAGGACTATGTAATGCTCCATTTCATAGTGTTGATTTGGGGTTTTACGGCTATTTTGGGCCTACTGATCAGTATACCGGCTGTTGAAATTGTCTTTTATAGGACTTTGATGGCTACGATTATCCTAGGAGTGCTTTTTGCCTTTAGGAAGAGAAAAGTAAAGCTTCCCCTCAATGAGTTGGTGAAGATTTTGGGTACAGGGGCTTTAATTGGCCTTCATTGGATATTATTCTTTGGAGCGGCCAGGGTTTCGACTGCGTCAGTATGTCTTGCAGGGATGGCAACATGCTCCCTATGGACCGCTTTTATTGAGCCGTGGGTGAATAAGGTTAAAGTAAAATGGTACGAGGTGGTCTTGGGAATTATGGTTTTGGGAGGTCTTTATGTGATTTTTAGTTTTGAATTGCAATATTGGGAAGGGCTTTTGATGGCTGTTGGGGCTGCGTTTTTAGGTGCTTGTTTTACGGTCAGCAATGGTCGACTGACCAAGAAACACTCCCCTTATTTGATTACTTTTTATGAGATGATGGGGGCTTGTGTTTTTACAGCCTTATTTATGCCGGTTTATGTACATTATTTTGCAGAGAACGGCTCTTTGCAGATGGTTCCAAGTATAAGTGATTGGTTTTGGCTTATTTTATTGAGTGGTGTCTGTACAGTGTATGCCTTTTCGGTTTCGGTGGAGCTGATGAAAAGGCTAAGTGTGTTTGTGATTAATTTAACAGTCAATCTGGAGCCAGTATATGGGATTGTTTTGGCGGTATTGATTTTTGGAGAAAAGGAGCAGATGACTCCCGGCTTTTATTTAGGCGGACTGATTATCCTCGCTTCAGTATGCATGTATCCAGTGTTCAATTATTTCTATAAAAGAAGAAAGAACAAACAATTATTGAGGGTGCAGTAG
- the ispE gene encoding 4-(cytidine 5'-diphospho)-2-C-methyl-D-erythritol kinase, translating to MIQFPNAKVNLGLHITQKRKDGYHDIETCMIPIPLCDALEISTAEKTTYTGTGLEVPGKEKDNIILKALKLLRKDFNELPHINIHLHKAIPMGAGLGGGSADGAFAIKMMNSLFDLHLEDWFLEDYAAQLGSDCPFFIENTPKIATGRGEILEPIKLDLAGCWIALINPQIHIGTKEAYAGISPKQPEHDLKKTLADRSLWKGQLKNDFEDSIFTRYPEIAQIKEQLYERGAFYAAMSGSGSTVFGLFEEEPALSVWPKDYFTFKGLL from the coding sequence ATGATACAATTCCCCAATGCCAAGGTTAATCTCGGCCTACATATTACCCAAAAAAGAAAAGATGGCTATCACGATATAGAAACCTGCATGATCCCCATCCCTCTTTGTGATGCGCTGGAAATATCCACAGCGGAAAAAACCACCTACACAGGTACGGGATTAGAAGTTCCTGGAAAAGAAAAAGACAATATCATTCTCAAAGCACTAAAATTACTTAGAAAGGATTTCAATGAACTTCCGCATATCAACATCCACCTGCATAAAGCCATCCCCATGGGGGCTGGACTGGGAGGTGGCTCAGCAGACGGTGCCTTTGCCATTAAAATGATGAACAGCCTCTTTGACCTCCATTTAGAGGATTGGTTCCTGGAGGATTATGCGGCACAACTAGGAAGTGACTGTCCTTTCTTTATTGAAAACACTCCCAAGATCGCCACCGGAAGAGGTGAAATCTTAGAGCCAATAAAACTTGACCTTGCTGGCTGCTGGATCGCTTTGATCAATCCACAAATTCATATTGGCACCAAAGAAGCTTATGCAGGTATTAGCCCCAAACAACCTGAACATGACCTAAAAAAGACATTGGCTGATCGCTCGCTATGGAAGGGACAACTAAAGAATGATTTTGAGGATAGCATATTCACCAGGTACCCAGAAATTGCCCAGATAAAGGAGCAACTTTACGAGCGCGGAGCTTTTTATGCAGCAATGTCCGGCTCTGGATCAACCGTATTTGGGCTCTTTGAAGAAGAACCCGCCCTGAGTGTTTGGCCTAAAGATTATTTCACTTTCAAAGGACTACTTTGA